A single window of Sebastes umbrosus isolate fSebUmb1 chromosome 16, fSebUmb1.pri, whole genome shotgun sequence DNA harbors:
- the asxl2 gene encoding putative Polycomb group protein ASXL2 isoform X4, with protein MIIAKVPSKLQSQPSSPQPRCSSPSVPTSKLISPSQKHSKKALKQALKQQQQRNQRRQGGMPTTSSPRLLLKTIKDMADNITTKADLCHPIVPRKVSPRSGRLSAGQLKRTKCKIDVETPDSILVNTNLRAIINKHTFSVLPTDCQQRLLKLLPEVDRQACMDGLLKVTSSALNNEFFTSAAQSWKERLAEGEFTPELQLRMRQEIEKEKRVELWKEAFFENYYGENSGLSFEESKELTKADVNQESARPRSPSHQTGPAAQAPVDPKGTKDSSQTDAAAATAAAVKDTKAAQRETVATTEPMKTRRSQYAEDRKLNAAAQSVPTPAVKTPEVKTPEVERQTERAAAGTLPDKEHKEEVKEEKAELPQSPVKSHPPQASSELKEDQPVSVVKPAEESEEVISEPSGPSEPLKRKSLSEVGDELTPEKRPRMSSVSSVSSVSSVSPPASSISSPATPTSATSQRVPPLKIPVSRILPVPLSPSQISPRTPLPTPLSSPGRTGARTLADIKAKAQLARAQRVAAAAVSSASKGAVPGPGPGGGSAERTQPSPSPSPTSPQASTKLPSSSSSSQTSTPPSRPLDSFGQLSPNRSQTSYSSKTDENHKGHSAGTVSAGPDSIQMQPTPSSVHALKGQENTSPTKTSSCIPANNPLVTQLLQDKEVPLEQILPKPLSKVEVKMSNVPSGSKGKPPHSAEHRADKQVSHQFITAGRVGVFSEYTRHHRELPDKETQEQILQALMQRKGQQSQPYGGMGPQHPPYKVHQLVHAEERQDQSRISVGFLGRKRMPRPAMTGHYLLNVSTYGRGPEGKRLQQSVIPNTSVSSLKRESTEGEEVAKEEEPARKCFFPVSGVKTEQHGYSITKSDETAGIHVKTEPGSEDSADNNSTSATAKDTSPFSQSHRRHLELCNSNQGNSEPYLTQVDPSHQRQSAFQTQRTLDNQEVVAASCYGGTISMSVPHTLNHGAAGIGSSTGSSEADSGGVMSFSVTVTTIPAGHSLDHGNQGEPSPEQSFMEGSNIEDVQSKCYCRLKAMIMCKGCGAFCHDDCIGPSKLCVSCLVVR; from the exons ATGATTATAGCAAAAG TTCCCTCCAAACTGCAGTCGCAGCCGTCCTCTCCGCAGCCTCGGTGCTCGTCGCCTTCCGTCCCCACCAGTAAACTCATCTCTCCCTCGCAGAAACACAGCAAGAAAGCTTTGAAACAG GccttgaagcagcagcagcagagaaaccAGCGCAGACAGGGGGGCATGCCAACCACCTCCAGTCCCAGACTGCTTCTGAAAACCATCAAAGATATGGCTGACAACATTACTACAAAGGCTG ACTTATGCCACCCAATTGTCCCTAGGAAGGTTTCTCCGAGGTCAGGCCGCCTCAGTGCAG GGCAGCTGAAACGTACCAAGTGTAAAATAGATGTGGaaacaccagactccattttgGTTAACACCAACTTGCGGGCGATCATCAACAAGCACACCTTCTCTGTCCTGCCCACAGACTGCCAACAGAGGCTGCTCAAACTTCTGCCTGAAGTTGACCGGCAG GCCTGCATGGACGGCCTTCTGAAGGTCACTAGTTCTGCCTTGAACAATGAGTTCTTCACATCAGCAGCTCAGTCTTGGAAGGAGAGACTGGCTGAGG GAGAATTCACTCCTGAGTTGCAGCTACGAATGCGCCAAGAAATTGAGAAGGAAAAGAGAGTGGAGCTCTGGAAGGAAGCCTTCTTTGAAAACTATTACGGTGAAAA tTCTGGTTTGAGCTTTGAGGAATCCAAAGAGCTGACAAAGGCTGATGTGAATCAGGAGTCTGCCCGGCCCCGGTCTCCCTCTCATCAGACAGGACCTGCCGCTCAAGCACCAGTGGATCCCAAGGGCACCAAGGACAGCAGCCagactgatgctgctgctgctactgccgCCGCTGTGAAAGACACGAAGGCTGCTCAGAGAGAGACGGTCGCCACCACAGAGCCCATGAAGACTCGCCGCTCACAGTACGCTGAGGATCGTAAGTTGAACGCAGCAGCACAGTCTGTGCCGACACCTGCGGTGAAAACACCAGAGGTGAAAACACCAGAGGTTGAGAGGCAGACTGAACGGGCCGCGGCAGGGACACTGCCTGACAAGGAGCATAAAGAGGAAGTGAAGGAGGAGAAAGCTGAACTCCCCCAGTCGCCTGTGAAGAGCCATCCACCACAGGCTAGTTCAGAGTTAAAAGAGGATCAGCCGGTGTCTGTGGTTAAGCCTGCTGAGGAGAGCGAAGAGGTCATCTCTGAGCCCAGTGGGCCCTCAGAGCCGCTGAAAAGAAAATCTCTCAGTGAGGTTGGGGATGAATTGACACCAGAGAAAAGGCCCCGCATGTCCTCAGTTTCCTCAGTGTCCTCAGTCTCCTCTGTATCTCCACCAGCGTCATCCATATCCAGCCCAGCTACACCGACTTCGGCAACAAGTCAGAGGGTTCCACCACTCAAG ATCCCAGTGTCACGAATTCTTCCCGTTCCTTTGTCACCTAGCCAAATCTCTCCCAGGACTCCACTACCGACCCCGCTCAGCAGCCCGGGCCGTACTGGTGCTCGCACTTTGGCTGACATCAAAGCTAAAGCCCAGCTTGCCCGAGCCCAGCGAGTGGCGGCTGCCGCGGTATCATCTGCATCGAAGGGAGCGGTGCCAGGCCCGGGGCCGGGCGGAGGCAGTGCTGAGCGGACACAGCCATCGCCCAGCCCGAGCCCAACGTCCCCACAGGCGTCAACCAAGTTACcatcctccagcagcagcagtcagaccAGTACACCTCCTTCTCGCCCACTGGACTCTTTTGGCCAGCTAAGCCCAAACCGGTCTCAAACGTCTTACTCGAGCAAAACTGACGAAAACCACAAAGGTCACTCTGCTGGTACCGTCAGTGCAGGACCCGATAGCATTCAAATGCAACCCACTCCATCATCTGTGCACGCTCTCAAGGGAcaggaaaacacatcaccaaCCAAGACCAGCTCCTGTATCCCTGCAAATAACCCGTTGGTCACTCAGCTTCTGCAGGACAAAGAGGTCCCGCTGGAGCAGATCCTCCCAAAACCGCTATCCAAGGTGGAAGTGAAGATGTCAAACGTACCCTCTGGTAGTAAGGGGAAGCCACCACACTCTGCTGAGCACAGGGCTGATAAGCAGGTGTCCCACCAGTTCATTACAGCAGGACGAGTGGGAGTTTTCTCAGAATACACGAGACACCACAGGGAACTTCCTGATAAGGAGACTCAGGAGCAGATCCTGCAGGCTCTAATGCAGAGGAAAGGCCAGCAGAGCCAGCCTTATGGTGGTATGGGGCCTCAGCACCCTCCGTACAAAGTCCATCAGCTGGTGCACGCAGAAGAGCGTCAAGACCAATCCAGGATTTCGGTAGGATTTCTGGGTCGGAAGAGGATGCCCAGGCCCGCCATGACGGGACATTACCTGCTCAATGTGTCCACATACGGCCGAGGACCAGAAGGCAAGAGACTGCAGCAGTCTGTCATCCCGAACACGTCTGTGTCCAGCTTAAAAAGGGAAAGCACAGAAGGAGAAGAGGTGGCCAAGGAAGAAGAACCTGCCAGGAAATGTTTCTTTCCTGTTTCTGGGGTTAAAACAGAGCAGCATGGATACTCAATAACCAAGTCTGATGAAACAGCCGGCATTCATGTAAAGACTGAGCCTGGATCAGAGGATAGTGCAGATAACAACAGCACCAGCGCGACAGCCAAAGACACCAGCCCTTTCTCTCAGTCACACCGAAGGCACCTCGAACTCTGCAATAGTAACCAAGGAAACTCCGAGCCATATCTTACCCAAGTGGACCCGAGTCACCAGCGGCAGTCTGCCTTTCAAACCCAGAGAACGCTCGATAATCAGGAAGTCGTGGCAGCGTCGTGCTACGGTGGCACTATCAGCATGTCTGTACCTCACACTTTGAACCACGGCGCTGCCGGCATCGGCTCTTCCACGGGCTCATCGGAGGCCGACAGCGGCGGCGTCATGTCTTTCTCGGTGACTGTCACCACCATACCTGCCGGTCACTCGTTAGACCACGGCAACCAGGGCGAGCCCTCACCCGAGCAGTCGTTCATGGAGGGCTCCAACATAGAGGACGTCCAGTCTAAATGCTACTGCAGACTGAAGGCGATGATCATGTGCAAAGGATGCGGTGCCTTCTGCCATGATGACTGCATCGGCCCCTCGAAACTGTGCGTGTCTTGTTTAGTCGTGCGATGA